The Acidimicrobiia bacterium genome window below encodes:
- the ssb gene encoding single-stranded DNA-binding protein → MANTTTITGNLTREPEIRYTREGQATAQLGVAVNRRWQDRATQEWQESTSFFDVVCWRDLAENVALSLTKGMRVVVTGRLEHRTWETEEGEHRSKVEITADEVGASLRFATADVHKVERRGSVSAENGDGDSDAAEALAVEA, encoded by the coding sequence ATGGCGAACACCACGACGATCACGGGGAACCTGACCCGTGAACCCGAGATCCGTTACACGCGTGAGGGGCAGGCAACGGCCCAGCTCGGCGTGGCCGTGAACCGGCGTTGGCAGGACCGTGCGACCCAGGAGTGGCAGGAGTCGACGTCGTTCTTCGACGTCGTCTGCTGGCGTGATCTGGCGGAGAACGTGGCCCTGAGCCTGACCAAGGGCATGCGGGTCGTCGTGACCGGCCGCCTGGAGCACCGGACCTGGGAGACCGAGGAGGGGGAGCACCGTTCCAAGGTCGAGATCACGGCGGACGAGGTGGGGGCCAGCCTGCGCTTCGCCACGGCCGACGTGCACAAGGTCGAGCGGCGTGGGTCGGTCTCGGCCGAGAACGGCGATGGCGACAGCGACGCCGCTGAGGCGTTGGCCGTCGAGGCCTGA